In one Rutidosis leptorrhynchoides isolate AG116_Rl617_1_P2 chromosome 8, CSIRO_AGI_Rlap_v1, whole genome shotgun sequence genomic region, the following are encoded:
- the LOC139862292 gene encoding fatty acyl-CoA reductase 3-like, whose amino-acid sequence MELGSILDFLDNKTILVTGATGFLAKIFVEKILRVQPNVNKLYLLVRAADAKSALQRFNTEAVAKDLFKVLKEKYGTNLQMFLSEKVIPVAGDITYENLGIKDANLIEKMCKSVDVVVNVAATTNFDERYDIAFALNIFGAKNVLNFAAKCVKIKLLLHVSTAYVSGETPGLILETPYRLGEALNGAPGLDINTEKKIIDEKLKELSSDENATDKSITLTMKDLGIERANKFGWPNTYVFTKALGEMLLGSLKENMPLVILRPTIILSTYKEPFPGWIEGIRTIDSLAVGYGKGRLSCFLGDPESTIDVIPADMVVNAMIATIVAHANQPCEIIYHVGSSVSNPLKYKRIQESGYHYFTRHPWVNKTGNPIIVGKIKVLNSMDSFHRYFSLRYMIPLQGLQVVNSALCNVFNGTYLDLKRKISFVLRVVDLYKPYLFSKSFYDDMNTERLRQAVRENEVECGIFYFDPKIIDWDNYFQHTHLPGAVKHVFN is encoded by the exons ATGGAGTTGGGTAGCATTCTTGATTTTCTTGATAACAAGACCATCTTAGTCACCGGTGCTACGGGTTTTCTTGCTAAAA TTTTTGTGGAGAAAATACTTAGGGTTCAACCAAATGTGAACAAGTTATATCTTCTTGTAAGAGCTGCTGATGCAAAGTCCGCCTTGCAGCGCTTTAACACTGAG GCTGTGGCAAAGGACTTGTTTAAAGTCTTAAAAGAGAAGTATGGAACAAATCTACAAATGTTCTTGTCGGAAAAAGTTATTCCGGTGGCAGGAGACATCACCTATGAAAATTTGGGAATAAAGGATGCCAATTTGATTGAAAAGATGTGTAAAAGCGTTGATGTTGTTGTGAATGTAGCTGCCACCACCAACTTTGATGAAAG ATACGACATTGCCTTTGCTTTGAACATATTTGGAGCTAAAAATGTTTTGAATTTTGCTGCCAAATGTGTCAAAATAAAATTGCTTCTTCATGTATCAACCG CTTATGTCTCTGGTGAGACACCGGGGCTTATACTAGAAACACCATATCGTTTGGGAGAGGCGCTTAATGGTGCACCTGGGCTAGACATTAACACGGAGAAGAAGATCATCGACGAAAAATTAAAAGAACTTAGCTCTGACGAAAATGCTACCGACAAATCCATCACATTAACTATGAAAGATTTGGGCATTGAAAG GGCAAATAAATTTGGGTGGCCAAATACCTACGTTTTTACAAAGGCATTAGGAGAAATGCTTTTAGGAAGCTTGAAAGAAAATATGCCACTAGTCATTCTTCGGCCTACGATCATCCTAAGCACATATAAAGAACCCTTCCCAGGTTGGATCGAAGGCATAAG GACAATTGATAGTTTGGCTGTTGGTTATGGAAAAGGCAGGTTATCTTGTTTTCTTGGAGATCCCGAATCCACAATTGACGTG ATACCGGCAGACATGGTAGTGAATGCTATGATCGCGACAATAGTAGCTCATGCGAATCAACCATGTGAAATAATATACCATGTTGGATCTTCGGTATCAAACCCTTTGAAGTACAAAAGAATTCAAGAAAGTGGTTATCATTATTTTACAAGACACCCATGGGTTAACAAAACTGGCAATCCAATTATTGTTGGCAAGATTAAGGTGTTGAATTCCATGGATAGCTTTCATAGATACTTTTCTCTTCGTTATATGATTCCGTTACAG GGTTTGCAAGTTGTGAATTCAGCGTTATGTAATGTATTCAATGGAACATATTTGGATCTTAAAAGAAAGATCAGCTTTGTTCTTAGAGTGGTGGACTTGTACAAACCATATTTGTTCTCAAAAAGCTT TTACGATGATATGAATACTGAGAGATTGCGCCAAGCGGTAAGAGAAAACGAAGTTGAATGCGGTATATTCTATTTTGATCCCAAAATAATTGATTGGGATAACTACTTTCAGCATACACATCTTCCTGGTGCCGTGAAACATGTATTTAATTAA